In Desulfurobacterium indicum, a genomic segment contains:
- a CDS encoding 1-phosphofructokinase family hexose kinase — protein sequence MIASVCPNPCLDVYYYTTVLMEDDTNRVENPYLSPGGKGLNAARVISRLGISPHLITTIGGCTGECVMRGLERESVPFEYVKIKGETRVNTILEQKGKKSHVLIACRGPILDEREVKELEERICSHSPDFLILGGSVPPGLPNDFYAKIIKYFKNRGCSVLVDADGELLRKAISASPFAIKPNRHELERLVGRPLFDFNDIVEACREVVNSGVQIVITSLGRYGAVAVTEEKVIRVVPPDVKVINTVGAGDSVVGGFIYALDKGETLAEAVAFAVSCGTATVMMEGPKLCKPDDVYDVYERVAIFYLE from the coding sequence ATGATAGCGTCTGTCTGTCCCAATCCATGTCTTGATGTTTATTACTACACAACTGTTCTGATGGAAGATGACACAAACAGGGTAGAAAATCCCTATTTAAGTCCTGGGGGTAAGGGGCTTAATGCTGCGAGGGTTATCAGCAGGCTCGGGATATCTCCTCATCTGATTACGACTATAGGTGGTTGCACAGGTGAATGTGTTATGAGGGGATTGGAGAGAGAGTCTGTTCCTTTCGAATACGTTAAGATAAAAGGTGAAACGCGGGTAAATACGATACTTGAACAAAAGGGAAAGAAAAGCCATGTTTTAATAGCCTGTAGAGGACCTATTTTGGATGAGAGGGAAGTGAAAGAACTGGAAGAGAGGATATGTAGCCATTCACCTGATTTTCTCATTCTGGGAGGGAGTGTTCCACCGGGGCTTCCTAATGACTTTTATGCAAAGATTATAAAATATTTTAAAAATAGAGGGTGTAGTGTCCTTGTCGATGCAGATGGAGAACTTTTAAGAAAAGCTATATCGGCTTCTCCTTTTGCCATAAAACCTAACAGGCATGAACTTGAACGGCTTGTAGGAAGACCTCTGTTTGATTTTAACGATATCGTAGAAGCTTGTAGAGAAGTTGTAAATAGCGGAGTGCAGATTGTTATTACCTCTCTTGGTAGATATGGAGCTGTTGCCGTAACAGAGGAAAAAGTTATAAGGGTTGTTCCTCCTGATGTTAAAGTTATTAATACTGTTGGTGCCGGTGATTCGGTTGTTGGCGGTTTTATCTACGCTCTTGATAAGGGAGAAACTCTGGCGGAGGCTGTGGCATTTGCGGTTTCCTGCGGAACGGCTACGGTGATGATGGAAGGTCCAAAATTGTGCAAACCTGATGATGTTTATGATGTCTATGAGAGAGTGGCTATTTTTTATCTGGAATAG